The following proteins are encoded in a genomic region of Candidatus Sulfotelmatobacter sp.:
- a CDS encoding DinB family protein, which translates to MNEVTAMAAKKTGFDPFVREMLWEQLGAAIDMLENAVDACPDELWGDQSRHPQFQFWYIVFHTLFWLDIDLSGNSKHFAPPAPFALDELDPAGAYPDRVYTKHELKTYLAHDRNKLREVIRGLTEARARERVVVPNADLPFLELLIYNMRHVQHHTAQLNWMLRLKIDSAPKWVRKTASPLGLE; encoded by the coding sequence ATGAACGAAGTGACCGCCATGGCGGCAAAGAAGACCGGGTTCGACCCGTTCGTGAGGGAAATGCTGTGGGAGCAGTTAGGCGCGGCGATCGACATGCTCGAGAACGCGGTGGACGCGTGCCCGGACGAGCTGTGGGGCGACCAGTCCCGCCATCCGCAGTTTCAGTTCTGGTACATCGTCTTCCACACACTGTTCTGGCTCGATATCGATCTCTCGGGAAACTCGAAGCATTTCGCCCCGCCCGCGCCCTTCGCGCTGGACGAGCTGGATCCGGCTGGAGCCTATCCCGATCGCGTGTACACGAAGCACGAGTTGAAGACCTACCTCGCGCACGACCGCAACAAGCTGCGCGAGGTGATCCGCGGGCTCACCGAGGCGCGGGCGCGCGAGCGCGTCGTCGTCCCCAACGCCGACCTGCCGTTCCTCGAGCTGCTGATCTACAACATGCGTCACGTTCAGCATCACACGGCGCAGCTCAACTGGATGCTGCGCCTGAAGATCGATTCCGCGCCGAAGTGGGTGAGGAAGACCGCGAGCCCGCTCGGCCTCGAGTGA